One genomic window of Octopus bimaculoides isolate UCB-OBI-ISO-001 chromosome 2, ASM119413v2, whole genome shotgun sequence includes the following:
- the LOC106872446 gene encoding uncharacterized protein LOC106872446, with protein MRISESLNEQFISVFTPPLRHMQVSRPVELFITIKAERKAVTIEYTNIEEEDVILAIDDVDANAAAGPDRFPAILLKSCKRVLAKPLQLLLQSFLANGKLPVKLMEGIICPIHKGESRC; from the coding sequence ATGAGGATAAGTGAATCATTGAATGAACAATTCATAAGTGTCTTTACCCCACCCCTACGGCACATGCAAGTTAGCAGACCTGTAGAATTATTTATCACTATAAAAGCTGAACGGAAAGCAGTCACAATTGAATACACCAACATTGAAGAAGAGGATGTAATACTGGCAATAGATGATGTAGATGCAAACGCAGCTGCCGGCCCTGAtagattcccagcaatccttctcaaGTCATGTAAACGGGTCCTTGCAAAACCATTGCAGCTACTTTTACAGAGCTTCCTCGCAAATGGTAAACTCCCGGTCAAACTAatggagggaataatatgccctatCCATAAAGGAGAAAGTAGATGCTAA